In the Corynebacterium anserum genome, CTCAATTGTTCACCCCCGGGCGATTCACATCGCTAGTGTTGTGTCCGTGAGTAATTACAGCAGCACAATCTCCACCCTCAGTCCCCTCAACGCCCCATTTTGCCAGGGCGTGAGTTCGCTAGAATTCGCGCCTGACCAGCTTGGAGAGGGATTTGGTTTCCATTTCATCGAGATGGGGAAAGACCCAGATAAACAATCACCGGTCCGCTGTACTCTGGTGCAATATAACCCAGAAGGCGAGTCTGATGACGGTAACTTTTATTCCCGCCCGGCCCTTTTACTGGTCCATGGCATGACAGACTATTTCTTCCAAGCACATGTCGCCCAGTACTTTCACAGTAAAGGCTACGCGGTCTATGGGTTGGATATGCGCAAGTGCGGCCGCTCGTGGAGGGAGGGGCAAACCTGGCATCACGTCACAGATCAGTCCCTCTACGATACCGACTTGACGATTGCCTCTACTCTCATCACCAATAGTCATCCCACCGTCACCCTCTTCGGGCATTCAACCGGAGGCTTAGACGTAACGATGTGGTCGGCTCGGTTGCGCCGAGCATCCATCGACATGCCAGAAAGCTCTGCCGCACAGCTATACTCCAAGCTCGCAGGAATTGTCCTGAATTCCCCATGGTTCGGTTTACAGTTCGACGCCGCCACTAAGCTCGTCGTCACGAGCATCTTCCCCACTCTTGGAAAATTATCCCCGTCGTTGCGGCTACCTGGCGGCATCAACCCGCTGTACGGCAAATCTCTG is a window encoding:
- a CDS encoding alpha/beta hydrolase, with translation MSNYSSTISTLSPLNAPFCQGVSSLEFAPDQLGEGFGFHFIEMGKDPDKQSPVRCTLVQYNPEGESDDGNFYSRPALLLVHGMTDYFFQAHVAQYFHSKGYAVYGLDMRKCGRSWREGQTWHHVTDQSLYDTDLTIASTLITNSHPTVTLFGHSTGGLDVTMWSARLRRASIDMPESSAAQLYSKLAGIVLNSPWFGLQFDAATKLVVTSIFPTLGKLSPSLRLPGGINPLYGKSLHSSQQGEWNYNLELKPLAPRPKFLPWINGVVREIRELQSGKYSTGVPTLLLCSDTHSFKKGRLTEDTYTSDVILKPSQMREYAQKANKNVEVAVIKDAVHDVFLSRPHVRAEALETTAEWLERHVKNHSVKDAH